Below is a genomic region from Candidatus Baltobacteraceae bacterium.
TGACGGAACCGCGTCGAGAAAGGCCGAGCATCTTCGCATCAATATCGAGAACGACGTACGCTCCAAAGGTGTCGGCACCGGCTTCGAGCGCTATCGTTTCGTGCACTGCGCACTGCCGGAAATCGCGTTGGCCGAGGTCGATCCGAGCGTAACGCATTTCGGACGCACGTTGCGGGCGCCCATCCTTATTTCGTGCATGACCGGCGGCACGCCTCAGGCGGCTCTCGTCAACCGGACGTTGGCGGCCGTCGCGCAAGAATTCGGCTTGGCGATGGGTTTGGGCTCGGGACGCGTGCTCATCGAACATCCGGAAACGATCGAGAGCTTCGATGTACGCGCTCTCGCCCCGGACGTGCTGCTCTTTGCGAACCTCGGCGCCGTGCAGTTGAACAAAGGATACGGACCGCGCGAATGCCGGCGGATGATCGAACTCGTCGGCGCCGACGCGCTCGTGCTCCATTTGAACCCGCTGCAGGAAGCGCTCCAGCCGGACGGTGATACCGATTTTCGCGGTCTGCTCGCACGAATCGGTGCGCTTTGTGCGGAAGTGGACGCTCCCGTACTGGTCAAGGAAGTCGGCTGGGGATTGAGCGCCGGCGTCGTGCACGCGCTCTTCGCGGCAGGCGTCGCCGGTGTCGACGTGGCCGGTGCGGGCGGCACGTCGTGGAGTGAAGTCGAACGTCACCGGATTCCGGAAGCGTGGCGAGCACGGGTTGCCGGCGAGTTCGCGTCGTGGGGAATTCCAACCGCGGATTGCGTTCGTGACGCGCGCGCGGTCGCGCCCGATGAATTGATCATCGCGAGCGGCGGCGTACGTAGCGGCATCGACGCGGCCAAGGCGATCGCGCTCGGCGCCGACCTTGCCGGCATCGCCGGGCCGTTTCTGCGCGCGGCGGCCGAAGGCCCCGACGAGGCCGCCGATCTCGCACGCGAAATCGTCGAGGTCTTGCGTGCCGCGATGTTTTCGCTCGGGCTGCGTTCGATCCGGGAACTGCGATCGACCGACAAACTGGTGCCGGTATGAATCCGGTTACGCTGGCGGCCGCGGACGCGTACTGCCGCGAGCTCACAAGGCGCCACTACGAAAATTTTCTGGTTGCGTCTCCGCTCGTCGGCGCAGACCGGCGCCTCGACCTGGCGCGCATCTACGCGTTCTGTCGAACGACTGATGATTTCGGCGACGAGAGCGGATCGAGAGAAGAAGCACTCGATGCGCTCGAGCGTTGGCGCGGCGAGCTGCACGCATCGTTCGGCGGCCGGATGCCGGCCCATCCGGTGCTGATCGCCCTGCGCGAAACCATCGTGCGCCGATCGATTCCCGCTCAGCCCTTTTTCGACCTGATCGAGGCCAATCGCCTCGATCAGCGCGCGCCGGTCTACGAAACATGGGAACAACTCGACGCTTATTGCCGCCTTTCGGCTGCACCGGTGGGACGCATGGTCCTCTCGATCTTCGGTGTAACCGACGCGCGCGCACACGGGTTGTCGGATGATGTGTGCATCGGATTGCAACTCGCCAATCACGCGCAGGACGTCAAGCGCGACGCGGAGATCGGCCGGCGATACCTGCCGGCCGAAGACATCGCCGCCTATGGAACGAAGGGTGCTGTGCGCGCTCTGGTCGAACGCGCGCGCCGGCTGCTCGATTCGGGACGTACGCTCGAGGGGATGGTTCCCCTCGCGTTGCGTTTGCAGCTTCGGCTCTATCGAATGGGCGGGCTCGCAATCTGCTCTGCGATCGAACGGCTCGGATACGGTACCGACGCGCAGCGGCCGACCGTCGGCGGCGGCGAGCGTGCGGTCATTCTTCTGCGGGCGGTCAGCGGTGCTTGAACTCGACGATGCAGAGCGCTTTTGTCGCGACATGGCGCGGCGTGAAGCGAAGAATTTTTATTGGGGATTCATTTCACTTCCGCGCGATCAGCGCAACGCCATCTACGCGCTGTACGATTTCGCCCGGCAAGTCGACGACGAAGCCGATTCTACCGCGCACGCGCCCGATCTGCCGGGCCGCTTGCAGCGTCAGCGCGAACGCGTTGCGAAGTGCGTACGCGGTGAATACGACGACGATCCGGTAATGCAGGTGCTGGCGGGCGCCGTGCGCCGGTTCGCGATTCCCGAACGCGAGCTCCAGATGTTGATCGACGGCGTCGAGATGGACGGAACGAAGACGCGGTACGCGAGCTGGGAGGAATTGCGCGTCTATTGCAATCTGGTCGCCTCGGTGGTCGGACGGATGTGCGTTCGGATCTTCGGTTTCGAGGACGACGCGGCGCTCGAGCGCGCCGACGACCTGGGGGTCGCGCTGCAGCTCACGAATATTTTGCGTGACGTGCGTGAGGATCTCGGCCTCGGGCGCATCTATCTCCCGCTCGAGGACTTGAGGCGTTTCGGTATCAGCGAGGACCGGCTGCGTCATCCTGAGGAACTCGCGCGCAGCGCGAGCCTCGAAGGACGAGAAGGATGGGATGCGCTGATCGCTTTCGAGTCGGCGCGCGCGCGTGAGTATTTCGCGCGCGGTTACGAGGTGCTCGATTACATCAACCGGCGTCCGGCGGCGTGCGTGCGGACGATGGCCGGCATCTACGAGCGTATTCTCGAGAAGATCGAGCGGGAGCCCGCGCTGCCCTTGCATCGCCGAGCCGGTCTCACCAAGACCGAGAAGATCGCCGCGATGGTGCGCGCGTGGCTGGGGGTGTGAACCCGAAGCGCGTCGCGATCGTCGGGGCGGGGCTCGCGGGATTGGCGGCCGGGCTCGAATTGCGGGAGCGGGGTTTCGAGGTCGAGGTGTTCGAACGCACGCGGCTTCTCGGCGGCCGCGCAACCTCGTTTGAGATCGACGGCCGCGAGATCGACAACGGTCAGCACGTGTTCCTTCACTGCTGCGAGCGTTTCATCGCTTTCGTCGAGCGCGTTGGGATGCGCGACGCGTTACGGGAGCAGCCGCGCTTCGAAGCGCTGGTGTTGGCGCGCGACGGCACGACGAGCCGGCTGCGCGCGGCGCCGCTGCCCGCGCCCTTGCATCTCCTGGCTTCCTTCGCCGGCTACGGTCATCTCGACGTCGGCGGCCGCCTTCGCGTCGCACGCGCGTTTGCGGGAGCGGCGCTGGGCCCGCGTCCTGCGCCGGACCTCACGTTTGACGCGTGGCTCGAGCGCAACGGTCAGAACCCCGCCACGCGCCGCGCGTTCTGGGATCCGTTCTTCGTCCCCGCTCTCAACGCGTCGTTCGAACGCGTCAGCGCGGCCGACGCGCTCTTCGTGATCTCGACCGCTTTTCTGCGCGATTCGTCCGCGGCGCGCTTCGGTTTCGCAACGGTTCCGCTCGCACACGTCGCGGCAGCGGCGGCGGCGCGTATCGGCGCGGTTCATCTTTCGACCGGCGTGTTGGCGCTCGACGTGGAAGACGACGGCGTCGACCTGCAGTTGCCGGAGGGACGGCGCGAACGCTTCGACGCGGTCGTGCTCGCGGTCTCGCCGCGTACGACCGCGAAGCTGCTGGGATCACCCGAGCGGTTCGGCGTGCGCGCCCTCGAGACGTACGATCCGTATCCGATCGTCGACGTGCACGTGTGGCACGATCGAGGGGCGCTGGGTTTCGATTTTGCCGCGGTGCTCGACTCGCCGCTGCAATGGGTGTTCGAGAAGGACGCGGGTTACGTGTGCTGCAGCATCAGCGTCGCCGGCGACGTGCTCACCGTTCCGACCGCGCAGCTCGAACGCCTGGTGTGGACCGAGCTCTCGGCGTTCATTCCGAAGCTGCGGGGCGGATCGGTGCTGCGCGCCGCGGCAACGCGCAATCCCGAGGCGACGTATCTGCCGCGCCCCGGCACGGCGCGAACGCTGCAGCGCACGGCTCATCCGCGGGTTGCGATCGCTGGCTCGTGGACCGATACCGGCTGGCCGGACACGATGGAATCGGCCGTGCGCAGCGGAACGCTCGCAGCGGAGGCAATAGTGGGTTCCTTATGAGCGACGCGCTCGAACGCAGTATCGACTGGCTGCTCGAACGGCAATCCGGGCAGGGTTGGTGGACCGGTGAGCTCGAGACCAACGTCACGATGACGGCGGAGCAGGTGCTGCTCTACCGGTTTCTCGGCATCGATCTCGCGCCGTTCCGTGACGGCGCGATCGCGCACATGCTCGATTGCCAGCGCGAGGACGGGTCGTGGGCGCTCTACTACGACGGGCCGGCCGATCTCAGCACGACGATCGAAGCGTATGTCGCGCTGAAGGCGATCGGATTCGATCCGGCCCGCCCGCAGATGCAGCGCGCGCTCGGCGTGATTCGCCGGATGGGGGGGCTTGCACGGGCGCGCGTCTTCACCAAGATCTGGCTCGCGCTCTTCGGCGTGTATCCGTGGGACGGCATTCCGTCGCTGCCGCCGGAGATGATCTTCTTTCCGCGCTGGATGCCCTTCAACGTGTACGACTTCTCGTGCTGGGCGCGCGGCACGGTTGCGCCGCTCACGATCGTGGTCTCGAAGCGGCCGGTTCGGCCGCTCGGCGTCGACGTGCGCGAAGTGATCGACCCGCGAACCGAACCGGATCTGCATCGCGTTCCGGGATCGGGATGGATGTGGTGGCTCGACGGAGCGCTGAAAATCTACGATCGCTTCGGTTCCAATCCGATACGAGGCGCGGCGATGCGCGCGATGACGCGCTGGATCGTCGAGCGTCAGGAAGCCGACGGAAGTTGGGGCGGCATTCAACCACCCTGGGTCTATTCGTTGATCGCGCTGGACTTGATGGGGTACGCACTCGATCATCCGGTGATGCGCAAGGGACTGCGCGGGTTCGACCGTTTCATCATCGCGGACCAGGCGCACGGATGGCGTGTCCAAGCCTGCATGTCGCCGGTGTGGGACACGGCCTGGGTGTTGCGCGCGCTCGCGCTCGCCGGCTTTACGCCCGATCATCCGGTGATACGCCGCGCGGTGCGCTGGCTACTCGACGAGCAGATTCCCGCCGGCGCGCCGGGCGACTGGCGCGTGCGCTGCGACTTTCGCGACGGCAACGGTTGGGCGTTCGAGTTCGACAACGACGCGTATCCGGATATCGACGACACCGCGGTGGTCGTCTTGGCGCTGCACGAAGCCGGCGATCCGCGGAACGTGCGCGAGGCGGTGCAGACCGGTACCGCATGGACGCGCGCGATGCGCTCGCGAAACGGCGCCTGGGGCGCGTTCGACCGCGACAATACCCGCGAGCTGCTCTATCGCATGCCCTTCGCCGACTTCGGTGCGTTGATCGATCCGCCGACCGAAGACGTGACCGCGCACGTCGTGGAGATGCTCGCGGCGCTCGGTTGCGACACGCGCGATCCCGACGTCGCAAACGGCGTCGCCTATTTGCGCGCGACGCAGCGGGCCGACGGGTCGTGGTGGGGACGCTGGGGCGTCAACTTCATCTACGGAACCTGGTGCGCGATATCGGCACTGGGCATGCTGGGAGAAGGCGCAGATATGATCGAACGCGCTGCCGCCTGGCTGATTTCCAAGCAGAACGGTGACGGCGGCTGGGGTGAGAGCTGCCATTCCTACGTCGACGAATCGTTCGCCGGTGTAGGCACCAGCACGCCCTCGCAGACCGCCTGGGCGGTCAACGCGCTCCAGGTCGCCAAACGTGGCGACCACCCGGCCGCGCGCCGCGGCCTGACCTATCTCAAGGAGACCCAGACCCCCGAGGGAACCTGGGAAGAGCGTCATTTTACGGGAACGGGGTTTCCACGAGACTTCTACCTGAACTACCATCTTTATCGCCACGTCTTCCCCATGATGGCGTTGGCAACCGAAAAGCGAGAAAGCGTTGAGTTCGTTACACGAGAAACTGACGGTCGGGCGTTACATCTTCGGTAAGAAGCTGCGAGGCGAGAAGAAGTATCCGCTCGTCCTCGAGCTCGAACCGCTCCTGCAATGCAACCTCGCGTGCGCGGGCTGCGGCAAGATCCAGCACCCCACCGACATTTTGCGCAAGCGCCTGAGCGTCGAGGAATGTCTTGCAGCGGTGGAAGAGTGCGGGGCGCCGTGCGTCTCGATCGCAGGGGGCGAGCCGCTGATCCACGATCAGATGCCGCAGATCGTCAGCGAACTGCTCGCGCGCAAGAAATTCGTCTTCCTGTGCACCAACGCGCTATTGCTCGAGAAGAAGATCGATCAGTTCAAGCCGTCACCGTATTTCGCGTGGATGATCCATCTCGACGGGCTCGAAGAGGGCCACGACGCTTCGGTCTGCCGCGACGGCGTGTTCGAGAAAGCGATATCGGCGATCAAGACGGCGAAGGCGAAGGGTTTCAAGGTCATCACCAATACGACGTTCTTCAATCGTGACGACGCGGCGTCGATCCGGGCCGTACTCGACTATCTCAACAACGATCTCAAAGTCGACATGATGCAGATCTCACCGGGTTACGCCTACGAGAAAGCGCCGGACCAGGAAGGTTTCCTCGGCGTCGAGCGTACGCGCGAGATTTTCCGCGAGGCGTTCGCCGGCGAGAAGCGCAAGGAATGGCGGCTCAACCACAGCCCGCTCTATCTCGATTTCCTCGAAGGCAAGGTCGATTTCGAGTGCACGCCGTGGGGCATTCCCTGTTACACGGTTTTCGGTTGGCAGCGCCCCTGTTACTTGATGAGTGACGCGCCGTACGCGAAAACGTACAAGGAATTGATCGAAGAGACCGATTGGGAGAAGTACGGTCGCGGCAAGCACCCCAGCTGCAACAACTGCATGGCGCACTGCGGCTACGAGCCGACGGCCGTGATTCGCACCACCGGCTCGGTCAAGGAATCGATTCGCGCAGCCCTTGGCAGCCGGTAGCCGCGATCTCGTCTTTCTCACCGGCGCGTCCGGGTTCGTCGGTGCGCACGTCTTGCGCGCACTGATCGGCGCCGGCTATGAGGTACGGGCGCTCGCTCGCGCCCCGCTCGCCGTCGAGGGTGAATGTGAGACGGTTCGCGGTGACCTGAGCGAACCCGGCGCCGTCGCGCGTTCGCTGGAAGGATGCCGCTATCTCGTCCACACCGCCGCGCACTACTCGTTTGCACCAAGCGATCGCGAACGAATCTATCGCGTGAACGTCGCGGGCACCGAGGGCCTCTTCGCGGCCGCGCACATCGCCGGTGTCGAACGCGCCGTGCTGACCTCGAGCTCGGCAACGCTCGGTCACGAAAGCGAGCCCAACGCATTGCGCGCCGCTTCCTATCATCGATCGAAAGTGTTGCAAGAGCGCGCCGCCTTTGCCGGGCGCGTTCCGACCGTGGCGGTCTTGCCGACCGCGCCGGTTGGCCCCGGCGATTGGAAGCCAACGCCGACGGGCCGGATGATCGTCGATTTCATGCGCGGCAGGATGATCGCCCGTCCGCCTGCGAGCGGCGGAATGAACGTCGTGGACGTCGAGCAGGTCGCGCAAGCGCACGTCGCGGCGCTGCAACGCGGGACTGCCGGCGAACGCTACGTGGTCGGCGGCGAAGATCTTTCGTTCGATGCCCTCTGGGATCTGCTGGCGCAACTCACCGGCCGCAGCGCTCCGCGTTGGCGCGCCCCGGTTGCGCTCATGTTTGCGGCCGGGTGGTTCGACGAGGTGCGCTGCCGCCTCACGCGCGCCGAGCCGTTCGTTCCGCTCGAAGGCGTGCGGCTTTCGCGCACGCGGATGTACGCGGATTCTTCGGCCGCGCAGCAGGCGCTCGGCGTATCGCTGCGCCCGGTTCGCGATGCGCTCGCGCGTGCCGTCGCGTGGTATCGAGAGCATGGATACGCAGCATGAGCCGCCGACGGTTGTTACGGCGACCGGATTGGAAACACGTGCGGTCCGCCGCCGGGCGGCCGGCGCTCGCGTGGTGGAAGCCGGCGTCGGGCTTGCGAATGTAGGTCGGGCATCGTTTCGCGGGCTCGCCGTCAGCTGCGGTCTTGCGGGCGGCGTACGCGACGATCTTGCAACCGGTACGATCCTGATTCCGTCCGTGGTTGCGACGACCGCGGGACGGAGCATCGCGTGTGATGCGATGTGGACCGCTCGTTTACGTGCGGCGGCAGCGCGTCTGGGCTATGCGTACGTCGATGCGCCGCTGCTCACCAGCGAAACGCTGATCACCGGCAGCGCGCGGGCGCCGTGGGCATCGCGCGGCTTTGCCGCCGTCGATATGGAAACGGCCGCGATTCCGGCGAGCGCGATTGCGGCGGTCCGCGTGATCCTCGATACGCCGAAGCGAGAGCTTTCGCCGGATTGGCTGTACCCGGCGCGCGCGATGCTGCGGCCGAAGAACTGGGGCCAAGCGCTTTGGCTCGCGCGCGTCGCGCCGCGCTGCGCGGACGTGGCGGCGCACATCGTTGCGGCAGCGTTAGCGCAGGGCGCGTAGTCCTTCGAGCGTCTCCGCGTGAAAATTGAACTGATACGCGATCATGTCGTCGGTGCGCGGAAATTCGGGGTGTTTGCGACCGTAGCGCCGCAGCCCGTCAAGCGCGTCGCGTACCGCCCGTTCCGGATCGCGGCGCAGCTCGGGCGCGACGAAGGCCGTCTGCGGTAGCTCGCGCAGCAGACGCTCGACGCCGGCGATCGCGTCGGCCGGGGCGAATTCTCCGTCTCGTTCGAAGAGCCAGGTGCACAGCAGCGCGCTCGTCGTGACCGGGCGGCCGGCTTTCAGTTGCGCGTCGATGGCGACGCCGGCGCGTGCGGGAAAGACGCGATAGAGCAGGCTCAAACGCCGGCGCACGTAGGGATCGTAACTGATCCCGACCAGCCAGATCGTCGCCAGCGGCGCCAAGCGCGCGAGGATACCGCGCAGCGGGCGC
It encodes:
- a CDS encoding NAD-dependent epimerase/dehydratase family protein, producing the protein MAAGSRDLVFLTGASGFVGAHVLRALIGAGYEVRALARAPLAVEGECETVRGDLSEPGAVARSLEGCRYLVHTAAHYSFAPSDRERIYRVNVAGTEGLFAAAHIAGVERAVLTSSSATLGHESEPNALRAASYHRSKVLQERAAFAGRVPTVAVLPTAPVGPGDWKPTPTGRMIVDFMRGRMIARPPASGGMNVVDVEQVAQAHVAALQRGTAGERYVVGGEDLSFDALWDLLAQLTGRSAPRWRAPVALMFAAGWFDEVRCRLTRAEPFVPLEGVRLSRTRMYADSSAAQQALGVSLRPVRDALARAVAWYREHGYAA
- the shc gene encoding squalene--hopene cyclase encodes the protein MSDALERSIDWLLERQSGQGWWTGELETNVTMTAEQVLLYRFLGIDLAPFRDGAIAHMLDCQREDGSWALYYDGPADLSTTIEAYVALKAIGFDPARPQMQRALGVIRRMGGLARARVFTKIWLALFGVYPWDGIPSLPPEMIFFPRWMPFNVYDFSCWARGTVAPLTIVVSKRPVRPLGVDVREVIDPRTEPDLHRVPGSGWMWWLDGALKIYDRFGSNPIRGAAMRAMTRWIVERQEADGSWGGIQPPWVYSLIALDLMGYALDHPVMRKGLRGFDRFIIADQAHGWRVQACMSPVWDTAWVLRALALAGFTPDHPVIRRAVRWLLDEQIPAGAPGDWRVRCDFRDGNGWAFEFDNDAYPDIDDTAVVVLALHEAGDPRNVREAVQTGTAWTRAMRSRNGAWGAFDRDNTRELLYRMPFADFGALIDPPTEDVTAHVVEMLAALGCDTRDPDVANGVAYLRATQRADGSWWGRWGVNFIYGTWCAISALGMLGEGADMIERAAAWLISKQNGDGGWGESCHSYVDESFAGVGTSTPSQTAWAVNALQVAKRGDHPAARRGLTYLKETQTPEGTWEERHFTGTGFPRDFYLNYHLYRHVFPMMALATEKRESVEFVTRETDGRALHLR
- a CDS encoding squalene/phytoene synthase family protein, whose amino-acid sequence is MNPVTLAAADAYCRELTRRHYENFLVASPLVGADRRLDLARIYAFCRTTDDFGDESGSREEALDALERWRGELHASFGGRMPAHPVLIALRETIVRRSIPAQPFFDLIEANRLDQRAPVYETWEQLDAYCRLSAAPVGRMVLSIFGVTDARAHGLSDDVCIGLQLANHAQDVKRDAEIGRRYLPAEDIAAYGTKGAVRALVERARRLLDSGRTLEGMVPLALRLQLRLYRMGGLAICSAIERLGYGTDAQRPTVGGGERAVILLRAVSGA
- the hpnH gene encoding adenosyl-hopene transferase HpnH; the protein is MSSLHEKLTVGRYIFGKKLRGEKKYPLVLELEPLLQCNLACAGCGKIQHPTDILRKRLSVEECLAAVEECGAPCVSIAGGEPLIHDQMPQIVSELLARKKFVFLCTNALLLEKKIDQFKPSPYFAWMIHLDGLEEGHDASVCRDGVFEKAISAIKTAKAKGFKVITNTTFFNRDDAASIRAVLDYLNNDLKVDMMQISPGYAYEKAPDQEGFLGVERTREIFREAFAGEKRKEWRLNHSPLYLDFLEGKVDFECTPWGIPCYTVFGWQRPCYLMSDAPYAKTYKELIEETDWEKYGRGKHPSCNNCMAHCGYEPTAVIRTTGSVKESIRAALGSR
- a CDS encoding squalene/phytoene synthase family protein; the encoded protein is MLELDDAERFCRDMARREAKNFYWGFISLPRDQRNAIYALYDFARQVDDEADSTAHAPDLPGRLQRQRERVAKCVRGEYDDDPVMQVLAGAVRRFAIPERELQMLIDGVEMDGTKTRYASWEELRVYCNLVASVVGRMCVRIFGFEDDAALERADDLGVALQLTNILRDVREDLGLGRIYLPLEDLRRFGISEDRLRHPEELARSASLEGREGWDALIAFESARAREYFARGYEVLDYINRRPAACVRTMAGIYERILEKIEREPALPLHRRAGLTKTEKIAAMVRAWLGV
- the hpnE gene encoding hydroxysqualene dehydroxylase HpnE; protein product: MNPKRVAIVGAGLAGLAAGLELRERGFEVEVFERTRLLGGRATSFEIDGREIDNGQHVFLHCCERFIAFVERVGMRDALREQPRFEALVLARDGTTSRLRAAPLPAPLHLLASFAGYGHLDVGGRLRVARAFAGAALGPRPAPDLTFDAWLERNGQNPATRRAFWDPFFVPALNASFERVSAADALFVISTAFLRDSSAARFGFATVPLAHVAAAAAARIGAVHLSTGVLALDVEDDGVDLQLPEGRRERFDAVVLAVSPRTTAKLLGSPERFGVRALETYDPYPIVDVHVWHDRGALGFDFAAVLDSPLQWVFEKDAGYVCCSISVAGDVLTVPTAQLERLVWTELSAFIPKLRGGSVLRAAATRNPEATYLPRPGTARTLQRTAHPRVAIAGSWTDTGWPDTMESAVRSGTLAAEAIVGSL
- the fni gene encoding type 2 isopentenyl-diphosphate Delta-isomerase produces the protein MQQETERGGRSGDGTASRKAEHLRINIENDVRSKGVGTGFERYRFVHCALPEIALAEVDPSVTHFGRTLRAPILISCMTGGTPQAALVNRTLAAVAQEFGLAMGLGSGRVLIEHPETIESFDVRALAPDVLLFANLGAVQLNKGYGPRECRRMIELVGADALVLHLNPLQEALQPDGDTDFRGLLARIGALCAEVDAPVLVKEVGWGLSAGVVHALFAAGVAGVDVAGAGGTSWSEVERHRIPEAWRARVAGEFASWGIPTADCVRDARAVAPDELIIASGGVRSGIDAAKAIALGADLAGIAGPFLRAAAEGPDEAADLAREIVEVLRAAMFSLGLRSIRELRSTDKLVPV